Proteins from a genomic interval of Polaribacter sp. Q13:
- the ruvC gene encoding crossover junction endodeoxyribonuclease RuvC, with protein MAIEKIILGIDPGTTIMGFGLIKVVGKKMEFIQMNELMLKKYDDHYLKLKLIFERTIELIDTYHPDEIAIEAPFFGKNVQSMLKLGRAQGVAMAAGLSREIPITEYLPKKIKMAVTGSGSASKEQVALMLKSLLNLKTLPKNLDATDGLAAAVCHFYNSGKVVGGKNYTGWASFVKQNPKKIK; from the coding sequence TTGGCGATAGAAAAAATTATTTTAGGCATTGATCCAGGAACCACTATTATGGGTTTTGGATTGATAAAAGTTGTTGGTAAAAAGATGGAATTTATTCAAATGAATGAATTAATGTTAAAAAAATACGACGACCATTATCTGAAATTAAAACTCATTTTTGAACGAACAATTGAACTAATTGATACTTATCACCCAGATGAAATTGCTATTGAAGCACCTTTTTTTGGGAAGAATGTGCAGTCTATGTTAAAGTTAGGGAGGGCGCAAGGAGTTGCCATGGCAGCAGGTTTATCTAGAGAAATTCCGATTACAGAATATTTACCAAAGAAAATAAAAATGGCGGTTACCGGAAGCGGAAGTGCCAGTAAAGAACAAGTTGCTTTGATGTTAAAATCTCTTTTAAACTTAAAAACATTGCCAAAAAACTTAGATGCAACAGATGGTTTAGCCGCTGCAGTTTGTCATTTCTATAATTCAGGGAAAGTAGTTGGAGGGAAAAATTATACAGGTTGGGCTAGTTTTGTGAAACAGAATCCTAAAAAAATCAAATAA
- a CDS encoding four helix bundle protein, giving the protein MKLKNNPLQNKSYDLALLIVKLSKRLIKENKEYVLSKQILRSGTSVGANIIEANGAISKADFSAKMSIAYKECLETKYWLHLLKDSGDLDIDSFNDLFEKADEIGRILFSILKTRRINK; this is encoded by the coding sequence ATGAAGTTGAAAAATAATCCATTACAGAACAAAAGTTATGATTTGGCTTTATTAATTGTTAAATTGAGTAAAAGGTTAATAAAAGAAAATAAAGAGTATGTTTTGTCAAAACAAATTTTAAGAAGTGGAACTTCTGTAGGAGCAAATATAATTGAAGCTAATGGTGCAATTTCAAAAGCAGATTTTTCGGCTAAAATGTCTATTGCTTATAAAGAATGTTTAGAAACTAAATATTGGTTGCACTTGTTAAAAGATAGTGGAGATTTAGATATAGACAGTTTTAATGACCTTTTTGAAAAGGCAGATGAAATAGGAAGAATTTTATTCTCTATTTTAAAAACTAGAAGAATAAACAAGTAG
- a CDS encoding glycosyltransferase encodes MIWLLIFIVTFYAILIVWLAVGFKKVDTFKEIVTVNKTSFSVIIPFRNEVENLPILLKSIAELNYPKELVEFILVDDASTDNSVEIINKFIQKPQRFSVLKNIRTSNSPKKDAITTAISVAKYNWIVTTDADCILPENWLQSIDSFIQNTNPKMVVAPVNYKAKNNFLEQFQLLDFMSMQGTTIGGFGMGFPFLCNGANLAYKKEDFILLNGFNGNNNIASGDDIFLFEKFIKADKKSVGYLKSSDAIVTTFPVKTWIDLINQRTRWAAKTGNFSSLKVKLIGLLVLLTNFVVVYYLLFGSLKMLFIPFVLKIIIDLFLFLPTIQFFKIKSNFYKWYIFASFLYPFFSLLVIFKSLFFKYHWKGRRFKK; translated from the coding sequence ATGATTTGGTTGCTCATTTTTATAGTTACTTTTTATGCTATTCTAATTGTTTGGTTGGCAGTTGGATTTAAAAAGGTTGATACATTTAAGGAAATAGTAACAGTAAATAAAACCTCATTTTCAGTAATTATTCCTTTTAGAAATGAAGTTGAAAACCTACCTATTTTATTAAAATCAATCGCAGAGTTAAACTACCCAAAAGAATTGGTAGAATTTATTTTGGTTGATGATGCTTCTACAGATAATTCGGTTGAAATAATTAATAAGTTTATACAGAAACCTCAAAGGTTTTCTGTCTTAAAAAATATAAGAACTTCTAACTCTCCAAAAAAAGACGCTATTACAACCGCAATTTCGGTCGCAAAATACAACTGGATTGTTACTACGGATGCAGATTGTATTTTACCTGAAAATTGGTTACAAAGCATAGATAGCTTTATTCAAAACACAAACCCCAAAATGGTAGTTGCTCCTGTTAATTATAAAGCTAAAAACAACTTTTTAGAGCAGTTTCAATTATTAGATTTTATGAGCATGCAAGGAACTACTATTGGTGGTTTTGGTATGGGTTTTCCTTTTTTATGTAACGGAGCAAACTTAGCTTATAAAAAAGAAGATTTTATACTACTTAATGGCTTTAATGGCAATAACAATATTGCCAGCGGAGATGATATTTTTCTATTTGAAAAGTTTATAAAAGCTGATAAAAAAAGTGTTGGTTATTTAAAATCTTCTGACGCCATTGTAACTACGTTCCCTGTAAAAACTTGGATTGACTTAATAAACCAAAGAACAAGATGGGCTGCAAAGACAGGTAATTTTAGTTCTTTAAAGGTAAAATTAATTGGTTTGTTAGTTTTACTTACCAACTTTGTTGTTGTTTATTATTTATTGTTTGGAAGCCTAAAAATGCTTTTTATTCCCTTTGTGTTAAAAATAATTATTGATTTGTTTTTATTCTTGCCAACAATTCAGTTTTTTAAGATAAAAAGTAATTTTTATAAATGGTACATTTTTGCTAGTTTTTTATATCCCTTTTTTAGCCTTCTTGTTATTTTCAAATCGCTCTTTTTTAAATATCATTGGAAAGGAAGACGTTTTAAAAAATAA